The following proteins come from a genomic window of Paramicrobacterium humi:
- the rfbA gene encoding glucose-1-phosphate thymidylyltransferase RfbA codes for MRGIILAGGSGTRLHPLTLGVSKQLMPVYDKPMIYYPLCTLMNAGIRDILLITTPHDIEQFQRLLGDGSQFGVSLSYVTQPEPNGLAQAFVLGKDFIGDDHVALILGDNLFYGSGLGEQLTTFTEVDGAAVFAYWVSDPRAYGVVEFDATGHAVSIEEKPEFPKSHFAVPGLYFYDNDVVAIAENLEPSSRGEYEITDVNAAYLRAGKLHVGVLPRGSAWLDTGTIDALSEAGEFVRAIERRQGLKIGSPEEVAWRRGFISNTELHDQAVRLVKSGYGNYLLELLEREVVAI; via the coding sequence ATGAGGGGCATCATTCTCGCGGGCGGCTCAGGAACCCGGCTGCATCCGCTCACCCTCGGTGTGTCGAAACAGCTCATGCCCGTCTACGACAAGCCGATGATCTACTACCCGCTGTGCACGCTCATGAACGCGGGAATCAGGGACATCCTGCTCATCACGACGCCGCACGACATCGAGCAGTTCCAGCGGCTTCTCGGCGACGGCTCGCAATTCGGCGTCTCATTGTCGTACGTGACGCAGCCGGAGCCGAACGGCCTCGCTCAAGCGTTCGTGCTGGGCAAGGACTTCATCGGCGACGACCACGTCGCTCTCATTCTGGGCGACAACCTGTTCTACGGCAGCGGGCTCGGCGAGCAGCTGACGACCTTCACCGAGGTCGACGGGGCCGCCGTCTTCGCCTACTGGGTCTCCGATCCGCGCGCGTACGGCGTCGTCGAGTTCGACGCCACGGGGCACGCCGTCTCGATCGAGGAGAAGCCCGAGTTCCCCAAGAGCCACTTCGCCGTGCCCGGCCTCTACTTCTACGACAACGACGTCGTCGCCATCGCGGAGAACCTCGAACCGTCGTCACGCGGCGAGTACGAGATCACGGACGTGAACGCGGCGTACCTGAGGGCGGGGAAGCTGCACGTCGGTGTGCTCCCCCGCGGCTCGGCCTGGCTCGACACGGGAACGATCGACGCGTTGAGCGAGGCGGGTGAATTCGTGCGGGCGATCGAGCGGCGGCAGGGCCTCAAGATCGGTTCCCCCGAGGAAGTCGCATGGCGGCGCGGATTCATCTCGAACACGGAACTGCACGATCAGGCGGTGCGACTGGTCAAATCCGGCTACGGCAACTACCTGCTGGAACTGCTCGAGCGTGAGGTGGTGGCGATATGA
- the rfbB gene encoding dTDP-glucose 4,6-dehydratase → MTRLLVTGGAGFIGSNFVHHVIRNTDYSVTVLDALTYAGNIASLDGLPMDRFAFVHGSIGDAELVDSLVAAADAVVHFAAETHNDNSLSDPSPFLTTNLLGTFTLLETCRRRNVRFHHVSTDEVFGDLALDDADRFTETTPYNPSSPYSSTKAGSDLLVRAWVRSFGLDATISNCSNNYGPFQHVEKFIPRQVTNVLSGIRPKLYGDGLNVRDWIHADDHSSAVLAVLEHGRSGETYLIGADGERSNKDVIEWVLELLGHPRDAYDHVADRPGHDRRYAIDPTKLRDELGWRPRFVDFEAGLAATIQWYQDNRTWWEPTKDATELRYAAQSR, encoded by the coding sequence ATGACCCGATTGCTAGTGACCGGAGGCGCCGGCTTCATCGGCTCGAACTTCGTGCACCACGTCATTCGCAACACCGACTACTCGGTGACGGTTCTCGACGCGCTCACCTACGCAGGAAACATCGCGTCGCTTGACGGGCTGCCGATGGACCGCTTCGCGTTCGTGCACGGCAGCATCGGCGACGCCGAGCTCGTCGACTCCCTGGTCGCCGCCGCGGACGCGGTGGTGCACTTCGCTGCGGAGACGCACAACGACAACTCGCTGAGCGACCCGTCACCGTTCCTGACCACGAACCTGCTCGGCACGTTCACGCTGCTCGAGACGTGCCGGCGCCGCAACGTGCGGTTCCACCACGTCTCGACCGACGAGGTGTTCGGCGACCTCGCCCTCGACGACGCCGACCGGTTCACGGAGACCACGCCGTACAACCCCTCGAGCCCCTACTCCTCGACGAAGGCCGGCTCGGACCTGCTCGTGCGCGCCTGGGTGCGCAGCTTCGGCCTCGATGCCACGATCAGCAACTGCTCGAACAACTACGGGCCCTTTCAGCACGTGGAGAAGTTCATCCCCCGACAGGTCACGAACGTGCTCAGCGGCATCCGACCCAAGCTCTATGGCGACGGACTGAACGTGCGCGACTGGATTCACGCCGACGACCACTCGTCGGCCGTGCTCGCGGTCCTGGAGCACGGCCGCAGCGGCGAGACGTATCTCATCGGCGCGGACGGCGAGCGCTCGAACAAGGACGTGATCGAGTGGGTGCTCGAGCTGCTCGGGCATCCCCGTGACGCGTACGACCACGTCGCCGATCGTCCGGGACACGACCGCCGCTACGCGATCGACCCGACGAAGCTGCGCGACGAGCTGGGCTGGCGGCCGCGCTTCGTCGATTTCGAGGCGGGTCTCGCGGCGACGATCCAGTGGTATCAGGACAATCGCACCTGGTGGGAGCCCACCAAGGATGCGACCGAGCTGCGGTACGCCGCACAGAGCCGATAG
- a CDS encoding sugar nucleotide-binding protein, with translation MTEQLTVSHSPIPDLLVIELPVHGDARGWFKENWQREAMLAAGLPDFGPVQNNISYNAEPGTTRGMHAEPWDKLVSVASGRIFGAWVDLREGPSFGRVFTLELGPDRAVFVPRGVANGYQTLEAGTAYSYLVNDHWSPEAAYTFLNVAGDTTRIAWPIPLERAVLSDKDRQHPALEMVSPVPPRATLVTGAGGQLGRALRRVFPRADFVARDDLDVTAPDQLARVPWRQYDTIINAAAYTKVDEAETPDGRSSAWAANAEAVASLARVAAQHRLTLVHVSSDYVFDGTRSVHTEDEPFSPLGAYGQSKAAGDIAARTAPHHFIVRTSWVIGDGSNFVRTIRDMARNGLSPSVVDDQYGRLTFAEDLARGIRHLLDSRAPWGTYNITNAGPVQSWAGIAAQVFEACGRDGGDVRRVTTDEYGHARAIAPRPANSTLDTRKIESVGFTPRYAIDALHAYLAALEEAEQRARPHAEERWYVPVI, from the coding sequence GTGACCGAACAGCTGACGGTGTCGCACAGCCCGATTCCCGACCTGCTCGTCATCGAGCTCCCCGTTCACGGGGATGCCCGCGGCTGGTTCAAGGAGAACTGGCAGCGGGAGGCGATGCTGGCCGCCGGGCTGCCCGACTTCGGCCCGGTGCAGAACAACATCTCGTACAACGCGGAGCCCGGAACGACGCGGGGCATGCACGCCGAACCGTGGGACAAGCTCGTGTCGGTCGCGAGTGGGCGCATCTTCGGCGCGTGGGTCGATCTGCGGGAGGGCCCGAGCTTCGGGCGAGTGTTCACGCTTGAGCTCGGGCCCGATCGTGCCGTGTTCGTTCCGCGCGGCGTCGCCAACGGCTACCAGACGCTCGAGGCGGGAACGGCGTACAGCTATCTCGTCAACGACCACTGGTCGCCCGAGGCGGCGTACACGTTCCTCAACGTCGCGGGTGACACGACGCGGATCGCCTGGCCGATTCCACTCGAGCGCGCCGTTCTGTCGGACAAGGACCGGCAGCATCCGGCGCTGGAGATGGTCTCCCCTGTTCCCCCGCGGGCCACTCTCGTCACGGGAGCCGGCGGGCAGCTCGGACGCGCCCTGCGCCGTGTGTTCCCGCGCGCCGACTTCGTCGCGCGCGACGATCTCGACGTCACCGCGCCCGATCAGCTCGCGCGCGTCCCCTGGCGACAGTACGACACGATCATCAACGCCGCCGCCTACACGAAGGTCGATGAGGCGGAGACTCCCGATGGCCGGAGCAGCGCGTGGGCGGCGAACGCCGAGGCCGTCGCGAGCCTCGCGCGAGTCGCCGCGCAGCACCGGCTGACTCTCGTGCACGTGTCGAGCGACTACGTCTTCGACGGGACACGCAGCGTGCACACCGAGGACGAGCCGTTCAGCCCGCTCGGCGCATATGGCCAGTCGAAGGCCGCGGGCGACATTGCGGCGCGCACGGCGCCGCACCACTTCATCGTGCGCACGAGCTGGGTCATCGGCGACGGCAGCAACTTCGTGCGCACGATCCGGGACATGGCGAGGAACGGGCTCTCACCGTCGGTCGTCGACGACCAGTACGGGCGACTGACGTTCGCGGAGGATCTCGCCCGCGGCATCCGTCATCTGCTGGATTCGCGGGCGCCATGGGGCACCTACAACATCACCAACGCGGGCCCCGTGCAGTCGTGGGCGGGCATCGCCGCGCAGGTGTTCGAGGCGTGCGGACGAGACGGCGGGGACGTCCGACGCGTCACGACGGACGAGTACGGCCACGCGCGGGCCATCGCGCCGCGGCCGGCGAACAGCACGCTCGACACGCGCAAGATCGAGAGTGTCGGGTTCACGCCCCGTTACGCGATCGACGCGCTGCACGCGTATCTCGCTGCCCTCGAGGAGGCGGAGCAGCGCGCCCGGCCGCACGCGGAGGAGCGCTGGTACGTGCCCGTGATCTGA
- a CDS encoding LCP family protein, whose translation MTSLIANPIRYPDTASSPLMTRRAWWLVVLNFLIPGSAQVLAGNRRLGRFGLGATLVTWTIAIVGLLLFFFMRTALISLIAQTWFLLGLQVLLVAYAVLWLVLTIDTFRLVHVLKAAPGARFWIAAATVFFLVLSVGTASCAAYYAGVANGALSSIFGNSAPVAPVDGRYNILLLGGDAGEDREGLRPDSISVMSIEASTGKAVMIGLPRDMLHVPFSDGPFHDAYPNGYEHCDVSACKLNSVYTEAQLVHPDWYPDAEGRSSSPGIEATRDAVEGVTGLTVQFYALIDMAGFAQLVDALGGVEIDVKQRLPIGGDENLNGVDGWIEPGKQKLDGYHAEWYARSRHSTSDWDRMRRQRELQEAILKQFTPGNVLTKFQAIAEAGSQVVKTDVPQSMLGYFSDLAMKTRTQKVENLELTPPTVPDPDNPDFPHIRDLVAAAVAPATPEPTG comes from the coding sequence ATGACGTCACTGATCGCCAACCCGATCAGATACCCCGATACCGCGTCGTCGCCGCTGATGACGCGGCGGGCGTGGTGGCTCGTGGTGCTCAACTTCCTGATTCCGGGCTCCGCGCAGGTCCTCGCCGGCAACCGCCGTCTCGGCCGCTTCGGCCTCGGCGCCACCCTCGTGACCTGGACGATCGCGATCGTCGGGCTTCTCCTGTTCTTCTTCATGCGCACCGCCCTCATCAGCCTCATCGCGCAGACGTGGTTCCTGCTCGGCCTTCAGGTGCTGCTCGTCGCCTACGCCGTGCTCTGGCTCGTGCTCACGATCGACACGTTCCGGCTCGTTCACGTGCTGAAGGCGGCGCCCGGCGCGCGCTTCTGGATCGCGGCGGCGACCGTGTTCTTCCTCGTCCTCTCGGTCGGCACGGCGAGCTGCGCCGCGTACTACGCGGGCGTAGCGAACGGCGCGCTGTCGTCGATCTTCGGAAACTCGGCCCCCGTCGCTCCCGTCGACGGTCGCTACAACATCCTCCTGCTCGGCGGCGACGCGGGGGAGGACCGCGAGGGGCTCCGCCCCGACAGCATCTCCGTCATGAGCATCGAGGCCTCGACGGGCAAGGCCGTCATGATCGGCCTGCCGCGCGACATGCTGCACGTTCCCTTCTCCGACGGGCCCTTCCACGACGCGTACCCGAACGGCTACGAGCACTGCGACGTGAGCGCGTGCAAGCTCAACTCCGTCTATACGGAGGCTCAGCTCGTGCACCCCGACTGGTATCCGGATGCCGAGGGGCGCAGCAGCTCCCCGGGCATCGAGGCGACGCGCGACGCCGTCGAAGGCGTCACGGGCCTCACCGTGCAGTTCTATGCGCTCATCGACATGGCGGGATTCGCGCAACTCGTCGACGCCCTCGGCGGAGTCGAGATCGACGTCAAGCAGCGCCTGCCGATCGGCGGAGACGAGAACCTCAACGGTGTCGACGGCTGGATCGAACCAGGCAAGCAGAAACTCGACGGCTACCACGCCGAGTGGTACGCGCGCTCCCGGCACTCCACGAGCGACTGGGATCGCATGCGCCGCCAGCGGGAGCTGCAGGAGGCGATCCTCAAACAGTTCACGCCGGGCAACGTGCTCACGAAGTTCCAGGCCATCGCCGAAGCGGGCAGCCAGGTCGTCAAGACCGACGTGCCGCAGTCGATGCTCGGCTACTTCAGCGACCTCGCGATGAAGACGCGCACGCAGAAGGTCGAGAACCTCGAGCTCACCCCGCCCACCGTGCCGGATCCCGACAACCCCGACTTCCCGCACATCCGCGATCTCGTCGCAGCCGCCGTGGCCCCGGCCACTCCCGAGCCGACCGGCTGA
- the purE gene encoding 5-(carboxyamino)imidazole ribonucleotide mutase has product MPHHDSERPLVGVVMGSDSDWRVMSDASQLLSDFGIDHEVEVVSAHRTPEKMIAYGRDAAARGLKVIIAGAGGAAHLPGMLAAVTTLPVVGVPVPLATLDGLDSLLSIVQMPGGVPVATVSIGGAKNAGLIAAKILATSDTGLQKKLEDYAADLAAQVEVKNEKLKNSL; this is encoded by the coding sequence ATGCCACATCACGATTCCGAGCGTCCGCTCGTCGGCGTCGTCATGGGCAGCGACTCCGACTGGCGCGTCATGAGCGACGCGAGTCAGCTGCTCAGCGACTTCGGCATCGACCACGAAGTCGAGGTCGTCAGCGCCCACCGGACGCCCGAGAAGATGATCGCGTACGGCCGGGACGCCGCCGCACGCGGACTCAAGGTGATCATCGCGGGCGCCGGCGGCGCCGCGCACCTTCCCGGCATGCTCGCCGCCGTCACGACGCTTCCCGTCGTCGGCGTTCCCGTTCCGCTCGCTACGCTCGACGGCCTCGACTCGCTGCTGTCGATCGTGCAGATGCCCGGCGGCGTTCCCGTCGCCACCGTCTCGATCGGCGGCGCCAAGAACGCCGGGCTGATCGCCGCGAAGATCCTCGCCACCTCCGACACCGGGCTGCAGAAGAAGCTCGAAGACTATGCCGCCGATCTCGCCGCCCAGGTCGAGGTCAAGAACGAGAAGCTCAAGAACTCTCTATGA
- a CDS encoding cell wall-binding repeat-containing protein: MKLSRTRKWVLPAALATAIATGAATLLPASSATAATYNFTLPPVTDTFVDYQYQDASLTSVPSKSETLTFLLPEKATGDDYRLMFMSVDDAANEQIVSSFDSASRVLTVTLPANFFENFPLEDGWDAYTFRIDSYDGEDYSTSFSGDIFPTEGSGAAATIDLAIANATGTSTSESRVDETAKFVGSNDTIKIKAPAGFWKKSSTGSTYAYLMSNSGNIEDDRFTDTVVSSKGDLLTVSLPQDLKSGGLYELEASVYDMATNKSVFVNVRFSLEVKKSAFNRLYGADRFDTSVSLSRHAHNFSEEGKTRRVYVATGFDYPDALSAAALAGSDDAPLLLVEKGKIPASVKKELLRQWPDEIVVVGGTGVISATVQKQLGQYAPKVTRVTGADRYATSQGLAKRFAKADTAFIATGRDFPDALAAGAAAGSIDAPVVLVDGAKKSVTASTSQLLKSLKVKNVVVAGGTGVVSSGISAQLQKAGYKVSRLSGADRYATANAINAKYFSKAKSAYIATGLSFADALAGSATAGAKDAPLFVTRPTCMPSSVKSTITKQKPSEIFVLGGPTVVSNAAGILTSCK, translated from the coding sequence GTGAAGCTTTCGCGCACTCGAAAATGGGTGCTTCCTGCAGCTCTCGCGACAGCCATCGCGACAGGAGCGGCGACACTGCTGCCAGCCTCATCGGCGACAGCGGCGACCTATAACTTCACCCTGCCGCCGGTGACAGACACCTTCGTGGACTACCAGTACCAGGATGCGTCGCTCACTTCGGTACCGAGCAAGAGCGAAACCCTGACGTTCCTGCTTCCCGAAAAGGCAACAGGAGACGACTATCGGCTCATGTTCATGTCTGTCGATGATGCGGCAAACGAGCAGATCGTCTCCTCATTCGACTCCGCATCACGCGTTCTAACCGTCACACTCCCGGCAAACTTTTTCGAGAACTTCCCTCTTGAAGACGGCTGGGACGCTTATACGTTCCGGATCGACTCTTATGACGGCGAGGACTACTCAACCAGCTTCTCAGGCGACATTTTCCCCACAGAGGGCTCCGGAGCTGCAGCGACGATTGATTTGGCGATCGCGAATGCCACGGGAACCAGCACGTCGGAATCACGGGTCGATGAAACGGCCAAGTTTGTCGGCTCAAACGACACGATAAAGATCAAGGCTCCGGCCGGGTTCTGGAAAAAGTCATCGACTGGCAGCACCTACGCGTACCTCATGAGTAACAGCGGCAACATCGAAGACGACCGCTTCACGGACACCGTTGTGTCAAGCAAGGGTGACCTGCTCACTGTGTCACTTCCCCAGGACCTCAAGTCCGGCGGGCTGTACGAGCTTGAGGCGAGCGTCTATGACATGGCGACCAACAAGAGCGTCTTCGTCAACGTGCGGTTTTCGCTCGAGGTGAAGAAGTCGGCGTTCAACCGTCTGTATGGAGCTGATCGCTTCGACACGAGTGTCAGCCTTTCACGCCACGCGCACAACTTCTCTGAAGAGGGAAAGACCCGGCGCGTGTACGTCGCTACCGGGTTCGACTATCCGGACGCTCTTAGCGCGGCTGCACTCGCCGGCTCCGATGACGCTCCCCTCCTCCTGGTCGAAAAGGGAAAAATTCCGGCTTCGGTGAAGAAGGAACTGCTTCGTCAGTGGCCCGATGAGATTGTCGTCGTCGGGGGCACCGGTGTCATCTCCGCGACAGTTCAGAAGCAGCTGGGACAGTACGCCCCAAAGGTGACCCGCGTCACTGGCGCGGACCGCTATGCGACTTCCCAGGGCCTCGCCAAGCGCTTCGCAAAGGCGGACACTGCGTTCATCGCGACCGGTCGCGACTTCCCCGACGCACTGGCGGCAGGAGCTGCCGCGGGGTCGATCGATGCCCCCGTCGTGCTCGTCGACGGTGCTAAGAAGTCCGTCACTGCTTCCACTTCACAGTTGCTCAAGAGCCTGAAGGTGAAGAATGTTGTCGTCGCGGGCGGAACAGGAGTCGTCAGCTCGGGTATATCCGCGCAGCTTCAGAAGGCTGGCTACAAGGTGAGCCGTCTCTCCGGGGCAGACCGCTACGCGACGGCGAACGCGATCAATGCGAAGTACTTCAGCAAGGCGAAGTCGGCATACATTGCGACCGGGCTGAGTTTCGCTGACGCTCTGGCGGGCAGCGCTACCGCCGGCGCGAAGGATGCACCGCTGTTCGTGACTCGACCGACCTGCATGCCCTCGAGCGTGAAGAGCACGATCACGAAGCAGAAGCCGAGTGAGATCTTCGTCCTCGGTGGCCCGACCGTCGTGTCGAACGCAGCGGGAATCTTGACGAGCTGCAAGTAG